Proteins from a single region of Longimicrobiales bacterium:
- a CDS encoding lysophospholipid acyltransferase family protein, translating into MLRLVVVFLGIVPATLFYGSRMLWAVARKSPNVPCLCDAMPRRWARFLLRLSGVKVEVENVGVIDPDRAQILVANHGSWYDVLAMLDQIPGSFIFVAKKELFSIPIFGSAVLSCGHIFIDRKDRGQAFESLATARKRLDEESPTIIMFPEGTRSETGEVRPFKKGAFVLGIQAGVDVVPAAITGARGVMRKGSWVIRPGTVRIQFGQPVSVQGYGIKDRNELTERVRGELIRMLDDAASNPI; encoded by the coding sequence ATGCTAAGGCTTGTCGTGGTATTTCTAGGCATCGTGCCCGCCACGCTGTTCTACGGCTCACGCATGCTGTGGGCGGTCGCGCGAAAGTCACCCAACGTGCCGTGCTTGTGCGACGCAATGCCCCGCAGATGGGCCCGTTTTCTGCTACGGCTCTCGGGTGTAAAGGTCGAGGTCGAGAACGTAGGTGTCATCGATCCGGACAGAGCGCAGATTCTCGTTGCGAATCACGGCTCGTGGTATGACGTCCTGGCGATGCTCGATCAGATCCCGGGGAGCTTCATCTTCGTGGCAAAGAAGGAACTGTTCTCCATCCCGATCTTCGGATCTGCTGTTCTCTCCTGCGGCCACATCTTCATCGACCGCAAAGACCGTGGGCAAGCCTTCGAATCGTTGGCCACGGCTCGAAAAAGGTTGGATGAAGAGAGTCCTACCATCATCATGTTCCCTGAGGGGACGCGGTCGGAGACCGGAGAAGTGCGGCCCTTCAAGAAGGGAGCCTTCGTGCTCGGGATCCAGGCCGGTGTCGATGTCGTGCCGGCAGCGATCACGGGTGCTCGTGGGGTCATGCGAAAAGGCTCGTGGGTAATCCGGCCGGGCACTGTCCGGATTCAGTTCGGTCAACCCGTCAGTGTGCAGGGCTACGGCATCAAAGACAGAAATGAATTAACGGAGCGGGTGCGGGGCGAGCTGATCAGAATGCTCGACGACGCCGCTTCGAATCCAATATAA
- the thiL gene encoding thiamine-phosphate kinase, with the protein MGLSAHLGGGGEFELIRRFIAEDGPMPHDVLIGPGDDAAVLEGGWVISTDMAVEDVHFRRSWLTDREIGYRAAAAALSDMAAMAANPVALLLSTAAPLGGAVDLEEINAGVRAMAATVGACVIGGDVSRSPGPLMLDVVALGRAGWPVQRDGAEPGDHVWVTGSLGASAAAVHIWQSGAEPTPELRARFAVPVPRVEAARCLVEQEVVDAMIDLSDGLAGDLAHIAAASGVEITIETDRVPVDDLVVEALGPDDALDLALHGGEDYELCFVTDPDVVDVGYFAERYGLRVTRVGTVAVGDGVWLRSADGTRTEASAGGFDHWPFEPDKHPSPEAA; encoded by the coding sequence ATGGGCCTGAGTGCCCATCTGGGCGGCGGTGGCGAGTTCGAATTGATCCGTCGGTTCATCGCCGAGGACGGCCCCATGCCGCACGATGTCCTGATTGGTCCCGGAGACGATGCGGCGGTGCTCGAGGGAGGCTGGGTGATCAGCACGGACATGGCTGTCGAGGACGTTCATTTTCGCCGCTCCTGGCTGACTGACCGTGAGATCGGCTATCGGGCTGCGGCTGCCGCGCTGTCCGACATGGCGGCGATGGCGGCGAATCCGGTAGCCCTTCTCCTCTCCACAGCGGCTCCTCTTGGCGGTGCCGTGGACCTCGAGGAGATCAATGCCGGCGTTCGCGCGATGGCAGCGACCGTCGGCGCCTGTGTGATCGGGGGCGATGTGTCCCGTTCGCCCGGTCCGCTCATGCTGGACGTCGTTGCCCTTGGGCGCGCCGGTTGGCCTGTCCAGCGCGACGGCGCCGAACCCGGCGACCACGTTTGGGTCACGGGCTCACTCGGTGCGAGCGCCGCCGCCGTCCACATCTGGCAGTCCGGGGCGGAACCCACGCCGGAACTGAGGGCCCGGTTCGCGGTCCCGGTTCCCCGGGTTGAGGCCGCGCGCTGCCTTGTTGAACAGGAGGTCGTCGACGCGATGATCGATCTGTCTGACGGCCTGGCGGGCGACCTAGCCCACATAGCGGCAGCTTCAGGTGTCGAGATCACGATCGAAACAGACCGCGTGCCGGTCGACGACCTGGTCGTGGAAGCGCTGGGACCCGACGACGCTCTCGACCTCGCGCTACATGGAGGGGAGGATTACGAACTCTGCTTCGTCACCGACCCGGACGTGGTCGATGTGGGCTATTTCGCCGAACGCTACGGTTTGCGAGTCACTCGAGTAGGTACAGTCGCGGTCGGCGATGGGGTGTGGCTCCGATCCGCCGACGGCACCCGGACTGAGGCCAGTGCCGGTGGTTTCGACCACTGGCCCTTCGAGCCTGACAAGCACCCGAGCCCAGAGGCCGCCTGA
- a CDS encoding NAD(P)H-hydrate dehydratase, with protein MYAQTGAEASRFDARSIDEIGVPQPVLMENAGRCAAILLDLLYSGATVTGLVGDGNNGGDALVVLRTLQSWGYRVRAVAVSDRDMTDPLLHGWSLNIVADHELDEAGWSRLLAPGTVVVDGLLGTGARGAPRERQAAVIRRVNDSKVPVLALDVPSGVDSDTGLVEGDVVQAAVTIAFGSPKIGSLLHPGRGFAGRHVAVEIGFPPLGWDHANALVVTPEWAGSRIPRRTTDTHKNREARVLIIGGQVGMAGAVILAARAAFAAGAGLVRIASAVENREIIQTALPEAMFLAWDDPDDVGTVCAQSDAIVVGPGLGGGEAASAALDRVLAAGDCPVLLDADALNLVAARSIDLSSVTPTRSVLLTPHPGEMERLLGVTKSDPMATVESAVSRFGCAVLYKGAPSIVGAPGRPVLIDTQSSSDLAVAGMGDTLSGVCATLLAQGLGPDVAGALGLYLSGRAAHLAARGVGLTPSDVTRFLPDALAEDGDSSSDLAFPFVHFDADPPR; from the coding sequence GTGTACGCGCAAACCGGCGCTGAGGCGTCACGGTTCGATGCGCGCTCGATCGACGAAATCGGCGTGCCTCAACCGGTCCTCATGGAGAATGCTGGACGCTGCGCTGCGATTCTGCTTGATCTGCTGTACTCGGGTGCCACAGTCACAGGTCTGGTCGGTGACGGGAATAATGGCGGCGATGCGTTGGTCGTACTTCGGACACTGCAGAGCTGGGGCTATCGCGTGCGGGCCGTAGCGGTCTCGGACCGCGACATGACTGACCCACTTCTCCATGGTTGGTCTTTGAACATCGTTGCGGACCACGAACTCGATGAGGCCGGGTGGTCGCGGCTACTGGCTCCCGGCACGGTGGTTGTGGACGGGTTGCTCGGCACCGGGGCTCGCGGTGCCCCGCGTGAACGCCAAGCGGCGGTCATTCGACGAGTGAATGACTCCAAGGTGCCAGTGCTTGCGCTCGACGTGCCTTCCGGTGTGGACTCAGATACCGGCCTGGTGGAAGGTGACGTTGTTCAGGCTGCGGTCACGATCGCGTTCGGATCTCCAAAAATCGGATCGCTCCTTCACCCTGGACGAGGCTTCGCTGGGCGACACGTCGCCGTGGAGATCGGGTTCCCACCTCTGGGCTGGGACCATGCGAATGCATTGGTCGTAACACCGGAATGGGCAGGAAGCCGAATACCCAGACGAACCACCGACACGCACAAGAATCGTGAAGCTCGTGTGTTGATCATCGGCGGTCAGGTAGGGATGGCAGGTGCCGTCATCCTGGCGGCCCGGGCCGCGTTCGCGGCGGGTGCAGGTCTCGTTCGCATTGCGTCGGCGGTTGAGAATCGGGAGATCATCCAGACGGCGCTTCCTGAGGCAATGTTCCTTGCTTGGGACGACCCGGACGACGTTGGCACCGTGTGCGCACAGAGCGACGCGATCGTGGTCGGGCCGGGGCTCGGGGGGGGCGAGGCCGCCAGCGCCGCACTCGACCGGGTACTCGCGGCGGGGGACTGCCCGGTCCTTTTGGACGCGGACGCCCTGAACCTTGTCGCCGCTCGGTCGATCGACCTGAGTTCGGTTACACCGACTCGGTCCGTCTTACTTACCCCCCACCCGGGTGAGATGGAGCGACTTCTTGGAGTGACGAAGAGCGATCCAATGGCCACCGTCGAGTCAGCGGTCTCGCGGTTTGGGTGTGCCGTGCTCTACAAGGGCGCGCCGTCGATCGTCGGGGCTCCGGGCAGACCTGTCTTGATCGACACGCAGAGTTCGTCTGACCTAGCCGTGGCGGGAATGGGCGACACGCTATCAGGTGTGTGCGCGACGCTTCTGGCTCAGGGCCTGGGGCCCGACGTCGCGGGAGCGCTCGGGTTGTATCTTTCCGGGAGGGCCGCCCATCTCGCAGCGCGTGGGGTGGGCCTTACGCCGTCCGACGTCACACGTTTCCTTCCCGATGCACTCGCTGAAGACGGAGATTCGTCATCCGACCTCGCCTTTCCGTTCGTCCACTTCGACGCGGACCCGCCGCGCTGA
- a CDS encoding serine hydroxymethyltransferase, translated as MDHLKEFDPEIYEAIVAEAGRQGDGLELIASENFVSRPVLEAVGSVMTNKYAEGLPGRRYYGGCEFVDVAETHARDRAKELFGAEHANVQPHSGAQANMAAYFTFLDPGDKILGMDLSHGGHLTHGSPVNFSGQLFSVSSYGVREEDDLLDYDMVRSRAKAERPKMIVAGASAYPRAIDFSAFGEIAREVGATLLVDMAHIAGLVATGHHPSPVPYADVVTTTTHKTLRGPRGGLILCREEHAKGIDKSVFPFMQGGPLMHVIAGKAVAFREALSPDFADYSGQVIANAQALGAGLIEHGFNLVSGGTDIHFLLVDLRQSHDELTGKAAEEALEAAGITVNKNTVPAETRSPFVTSGLRIGTPALTSRGMKQPEMEQIADWVSEVLSAPDDQVRIAAVRASVTELCDRFPLYPELERG; from the coding sequence ATGGATCACCTGAAAGAGTTCGACCCCGAAATCTACGAGGCTATCGTGGCGGAAGCGGGTCGTCAGGGCGACGGGCTCGAATTGATCGCGTCGGAGAACTTCGTGTCGCGTCCGGTACTTGAGGCCGTGGGCTCCGTCATGACGAACAAGTATGCCGAAGGCCTCCCTGGTCGCAGGTACTACGGCGGCTGCGAGTTTGTGGACGTTGCCGAGACGCACGCGCGTGACCGAGCGAAGGAGCTGTTCGGAGCCGAACATGCGAACGTGCAACCGCACTCGGGCGCGCAGGCCAATATGGCTGCGTATTTCACGTTTCTCGATCCGGGAGACAAGATCCTCGGTATGGATCTGAGTCACGGTGGACACCTGACACACGGCTCCCCGGTGAACTTCAGTGGCCAGCTCTTCTCCGTGTCGTCCTATGGCGTGCGAGAAGAGGACGACCTGCTCGACTACGACATGGTTCGAAGCAGAGCCAAGGCTGAGCGCCCCAAAATGATTGTGGCCGGTGCGAGTGCTTATCCGCGCGCCATCGACTTCTCGGCTTTTGGTGAGATCGCTCGAGAGGTGGGCGCGACCTTGCTGGTCGATATGGCGCACATCGCAGGCCTCGTCGCGACCGGTCACCACCCCTCGCCGGTGCCATACGCCGATGTGGTGACGACGACAACGCACAAGACGCTTCGAGGGCCCCGGGGGGGGCTGATCCTATGCCGGGAGGAGCACGCGAAGGGCATCGACAAGTCGGTGTTCCCGTTCATGCAGGGCGGGCCACTCATGCATGTGATCGCGGGTAAGGCGGTGGCGTTCCGCGAAGCGTTGAGCCCGGACTTCGCGGACTACTCTGGCCAGGTGATTGCGAACGCTCAGGCATTGGGCGCGGGACTCATTGAGCACGGCTTCAACCTTGTCAGCGGTGGGACCGACATCCACTTCCTGTTGGTCGATCTTCGCCAGAGTCATGACGAACTGACGGGAAAGGCCGCGGAAGAGGCACTGGAGGCTGCGGGTATCACCGTGAACAAGAACACGGTGCCCGCGGAGACTCGGTCGCCATTCGTGACCTCCGGGCTGCGAATCGGCACCCCCGCACTGACGTCTCGTGGAATGAAGCAGCCCGAGATGGAGCAGATCGCCGACTGGGTGTCAGAGGTGCTGAGTGCTCCTGATGACCAGGTGCGCATCGCGGCGGTTCGGGCCAGCGTCACCGAGCTGTGCGATAGATTTCCGTTGTATCCCGAACTTGAGCGCGGCTGA
- a CDS encoding acyl-CoA dehydrogenase family protein: MLTDEQLELQALARDFAKAELRPHTAEWDAARALDPEVFTKLAESGFLGMLIPEEHGGLGFDLSTYLIVLEELSWGDAAVALSVAIHNGPVTDLVLKRGTEEQKTQWLPQMAAGDCLGAFALSEPDAGSDASSVATTATRDGDGWRLDGEKRWITNGGRAGLVLVFARTSEDGLSVFLVSPDAEGYHVGAQEKMLGLRASQTVRVSLDGVGVGADALLGELDSGLRYALEALDVGRIGVAAQAVGVGRAAMEHAATYALEREQFGTPIARFGALQAKLADSAQRLAGGRALAHEAAKAWTALTTSGSRRGVRGVTARAAMAKLAASEAASFAADEAIQIYGGYGYMKHYPVERLLRDAKGAEIYEGTNEIMRQIIAAEILRDAGGQNQ; encoded by the coding sequence ATGCTGACGGACGAGCAGCTCGAGCTGCAGGCGCTGGCGAGGGACTTCGCGAAAGCGGAGCTACGCCCGCATACGGCCGAGTGGGACGCAGCCCGAGCCCTCGATCCTGAGGTCTTTACAAAGCTGGCCGAGTCGGGATTCCTTGGGATGCTGATTCCGGAGGAGCACGGCGGGCTCGGCTTCGATCTATCGACGTACCTGATCGTGCTGGAAGAGCTGTCCTGGGGAGACGCGGCGGTGGCGCTGAGTGTCGCAATCCACAACGGGCCCGTGACCGATTTGGTGCTCAAGCGCGGTACGGAAGAGCAAAAAACTCAATGGCTTCCACAGATGGCTGCAGGAGATTGCCTCGGAGCGTTCGCTCTTTCCGAACCTGACGCCGGATCGGACGCTTCGTCGGTTGCCACGACCGCGACGCGTGACGGTGACGGATGGCGCCTCGACGGGGAAAAACGCTGGATCACGAACGGTGGTCGAGCCGGGCTGGTTCTCGTGTTTGCGAGGACTTCAGAGGACGGTCTGAGCGTGTTCCTCGTGTCACCGGATGCCGAGGGCTACCACGTAGGCGCTCAGGAAAAGATGCTCGGGCTGCGCGCGTCACAGACGGTCCGGGTCTCTCTAGATGGCGTGGGTGTCGGTGCCGACGCCCTGCTTGGCGAACTAGACTCGGGGCTGCGGTATGCTCTCGAGGCGCTCGACGTGGGTCGCATTGGTGTCGCGGCGCAGGCCGTAGGGGTTGGAAGGGCTGCGATGGAGCACGCCGCCACATATGCCCTCGAGCGGGAGCAGTTCGGAACTCCGATCGCCCGGTTCGGGGCGCTCCAGGCCAAGTTGGCTGATTCTGCACAGCGGCTCGCGGGAGGGCGTGCCCTCGCGCACGAGGCCGCGAAGGCGTGGACGGCATTGACCACGAGCGGGTCACGCAGAGGAGTCCGAGGCGTCACCGCTCGTGCGGCCATGGCTAAGCTCGCAGCGTCGGAAGCCGCGAGTTTTGCGGCGGACGAAGCGATTCAGATCTACGGTGGCTACGGGTATATGAAACACTACCCGGTCGAGCGCCTTCTCCGTGACGCCAAGGGCGCGGAGATTTATGAAGGAACGAACGAAATCATGCGCCAAATCATCGCTGCTGAGATCCTCCGCGACGCTGGCGGTCAGAATCAATAG
- a CDS encoding 3-hydroxybutyryl-CoA dehydrogenase produces the protein MSIDRIAVIGGGTMGNGIAHVAAQHGKSVRLIDLSDDVLSSAVATISRNLDRQVKKKIIDRAELDATLSRIETVNSIEEGSTGVDLVVEAVPERADLKYGIFETLDRVTDPGTILASNTSSISITEIAARTSRPEDVIGMHFMNPVPVMKLVEVIRGLATSDETTAATLALSEELGKTPVEVNDFPGFVSNRVLMPMINEAVFACMEGVAQPEAIDTVMKLGMNHPMGPLALADLIGLDTCLNVLEVLHRDLGDDRYRPCPLLRKYVAAGWVGRKSGRGFYSYG, from the coding sequence ATGAGCATTGATCGAATCGCGGTCATTGGTGGTGGCACTATGGGCAACGGGATCGCGCATGTCGCGGCCCAGCACGGGAAGTCGGTCCGGCTGATCGACTTATCGGATGATGTACTCTCTTCTGCCGTCGCGACGATTTCTAGGAATCTGGATCGTCAGGTGAAAAAGAAGATCATCGATCGGGCTGAGCTGGACGCCACCCTGAGCCGGATCGAAACTGTGAATTCGATTGAAGAAGGATCGACTGGAGTGGACCTGGTCGTGGAAGCGGTTCCCGAGCGTGCAGATCTCAAGTACGGCATCTTCGAGACCCTCGATCGGGTTACTGATCCAGGAACGATCCTCGCGTCGAACACGTCGTCGATCTCGATTACTGAGATCGCGGCGCGGACGAGTCGCCCCGAGGACGTGATCGGCATGCACTTCATGAACCCCGTGCCGGTCATGAAGCTCGTCGAGGTCATTCGTGGGCTCGCGACCAGCGACGAGACTACAGCCGCGACGCTCGCCCTCTCAGAGGAACTCGGAAAAACACCTGTAGAGGTCAACGACTTCCCCGGATTCGTATCGAATCGCGTTCTCATGCCGATGATCAACGAGGCGGTGTTCGCGTGCATGGAGGGAGTCGCTCAGCCTGAAGCCATCGACACGGTAATGAAGCTGGGAATGAATCACCCTATGGGCCCTCTGGCACTCGCGGATCTGATCGGACTCGATACCTGCCTGAATGTCCTCGAGGTCCTGCACCGGGACTTGGGCGATGACCGTTATCGTCCCTGTCCGCTCCTTCGCAAATATGTCGCAGCGGGTTGGGTTGGTCGGAAATCCGGTCGTGGCTTCTACTCATACGGTTGA
- a CDS encoding type II CAAX endopeptidase family protein encodes MTLATLLSTAEGRLRLGWRLTLFVFGTVSVTLLLSALLPAGLIGGSAGLLCGALLTGSGLLKLDGMGPGSLGFYASAEAVSETGKGFGLGVTLGLVVVGLMAAMGGLQWEVGVGSPTEWVWSGMSGALLLLLPAAAEEAFLRGYPLQALAEVWGRSNAVAVTAFAFGLLHLGNPGAGVLSTANVMVAGVLLGVVYIKTLSLWWATGVHLGWNWAHGFVADVPVSGLEVMDTPMYDGVPMGSPWIGGGSFGPEGSVVATVVILGVAGACWYGPWLRPGNAARAVGSLSTRNED; translated from the coding sequence GTGACACTCGCGACCCTTCTCAGTACTGCTGAGGGGCGGCTGCGACTGGGGTGGCGCCTGACCCTGTTCGTGTTCGGCACGGTCTCGGTCACGTTGCTCCTGAGTGCTCTTCTGCCCGCTGGTTTGATCGGCGGGTCGGCGGGGCTCCTGTGCGGGGCGCTGCTCACTGGCTCCGGGTTGTTGAAGCTGGATGGGATGGGACCGGGGTCACTGGGTTTTTACGCCTCCGCGGAGGCGGTGAGCGAAACCGGGAAGGGCTTCGGGCTCGGGGTGACTCTCGGTCTGGTCGTTGTCGGACTTATGGCGGCTATGGGTGGCCTCCAGTGGGAGGTCGGTGTGGGATCGCCAACCGAGTGGGTGTGGAGCGGCATGTCTGGCGCGCTCCTACTCTTGTTGCCGGCGGCCGCAGAGGAAGCGTTCCTCCGCGGCTACCCGCTGCAGGCGTTGGCAGAAGTGTGGGGACGGTCGAATGCGGTCGCGGTTACTGCGTTCGCATTTGGGCTTCTCCACTTGGGAAACCCGGGCGCGGGCGTGTTGTCGACGGCAAATGTGATGGTCGCTGGAGTGTTGCTCGGTGTGGTCTACATCAAGACGCTGAGCCTTTGGTGGGCGACGGGCGTGCATCTGGGGTGGAACTGGGCCCATGGTTTTGTAGCCGATGTGCCCGTGAGCGGCCTCGAGGTCATGGACACGCCGATGTATGACGGTGTGCCTATGGGATCGCCCTGGATTGGAGGCGGATCCTTCGGCCCAGAAGGGAGTGTTGTGGCCACGGTGGTTATACTCGGCGTGGCTGGGGCTTGTTGGTATGGACCTTGGCTCCGACCAGGCAATGCGGCGCGTGCCGTGGGATCATTGAGCACAAGAAACGAGGATTGA
- a CDS encoding biotin transporter BioY, with protein MNTMTETLRDRTQLIWVEDTRGRTAVSVVVFALLAAFSAQIAVHLPLTPVPVTFQPLIVVLAGVLLGPRAGALSMAAYVTVGAMGAPIFSFGGAGLPWLLGPTGGYLLAAPAAAFVAGLVSGRGDVAWRLFLGLTLGVSTMYAGGVAQLMMMTSQGLGAAMALGVIPFVVGDVMKVLFGFFAVFGVRKTLGRNG; from the coding sequence ATGAATACGATGACGGAAACCCTAAGAGACCGTACCCAGCTTATCTGGGTCGAAGACACGCGCGGCCGGACCGCTGTAAGTGTGGTGGTGTTCGCACTTCTGGCAGCGTTCAGTGCGCAGATTGCCGTTCATCTTCCGCTCACTCCTGTACCGGTCACGTTCCAGCCGCTCATCGTCGTGCTGGCGGGTGTACTGCTCGGGCCTCGGGCCGGTGCACTTTCTATGGCAGCGTACGTCACCGTGGGTGCGATGGGTGCGCCGATCTTCTCGTTTGGGGGCGCGGGGCTGCCTTGGCTATTGGGCCCTACAGGTGGCTACCTGCTTGCTGCTCCGGCAGCAGCGTTCGTCGCTGGCTTGGTGTCTGGGCGTGGTGATGTAGCGTGGCGCCTGTTCCTCGGGCTTACGCTCGGTGTCTCAACCATGTACGCGGGTGGTGTCGCGCAACTGATGATGATGACGAGCCAGGGTCTTGGTGCAGCGATGGCACTGGGTGTCATTCCTTTTGTCGTGGGTGACGTCATGAAGGTCCTGTTCGGGTTCTTCGCGGTGTTCGGGGTCCGTAAGACGCTGGGCCGGAACGGCTAG
- a CDS encoding acetyl-CoA C-acyltransferase, producing the protein MSDASRTAVILKGGARTPIGRFLGGLAGFSAPDLGAIAVRAATDRAGINVGDIDEVIMGHVVAAGAGQAPARQAAVNGGVPATVPALTINKVCGSGLKAVMLAAQSIRAGDSRLVVAGGMESMSSVPYYVRGMRGGVKFGNQTMEDGLIQDGLWCSFGDCHMGGHAEYTATKAGVSRDDADDFSLRSHQKAVEATEAGRFRNEIVPVEVKTRKGVTVFAADESPRADTSVEALGRLRPAFVRDAPDDIEEHVVTAGNAPGLNDGAASVVVASLEYAQAHGLEIDAVISSYATGAMEPQDLFFAPIAAVQNVMAKEGKVIDDYGLFEVNEAFAVQAIADMRALNMDESLVNVNGGAVALGHPIGASGTRILVTLLGAMQARGVSTGLATLCLGGGNAVALSVEKV; encoded by the coding sequence ATGAGTGACGCATCCCGTACCGCGGTTATCCTGAAGGGTGGCGCCCGTACGCCGATCGGTCGTTTCCTGGGCGGTCTCGCCGGCTTCTCTGCGCCCGATCTGGGCGCGATTGCCGTTCGAGCCGCGACAGACCGTGCGGGCATCAATGTGGGCGATATCGATGAGGTGATCATGGGGCATGTGGTCGCTGCGGGAGCCGGCCAAGCTCCTGCGCGTCAGGCTGCGGTCAACGGCGGGGTGCCCGCGACCGTGCCGGCACTCACGATCAACAAGGTGTGCGGTTCCGGGCTCAAAGCAGTCATGTTGGCTGCACAGTCGATTCGTGCGGGCGATAGCCGCCTCGTGGTAGCTGGCGGAATGGAGTCGATGTCGAGCGTCCCTTACTACGTCCGCGGTATGCGTGGAGGTGTGAAATTCGGAAATCAGACCATGGAAGACGGGCTCATCCAAGACGGGCTCTGGTGCTCTTTCGGGGACTGTCACATGGGTGGTCACGCGGAGTACACGGCGACGAAGGCCGGCGTGTCGCGCGATGATGCCGACGACTTTTCACTTCGTTCGCACCAGAAGGCTGTGGAGGCCACCGAGGCCGGCCGTTTCCGCAATGAAATTGTGCCCGTCGAGGTGAAGACGCGGAAGGGAGTCACGGTGTTCGCTGCCGATGAGAGCCCCCGAGCCGACACTTCCGTCGAGGCCCTGGGACGCCTTCGCCCCGCCTTCGTGCGCGATGCTCCCGACGACATCGAGGAGCACGTCGTCACAGCTGGGAACGCGCCTGGCCTGAACGATGGTGCGGCGTCGGTCGTGGTGGCTTCGCTCGAGTATGCCCAGGCACACGGGCTTGAGATCGACGCGGTGATCTCTTCCTATGCCACCGGTGCCATGGAGCCACAGGATCTCTTCTTCGCGCCCATCGCTGCGGTACAGAATGTGATGGCGAAGGAAGGGAAAGTGATCGACGACTATGGACTGTTCGAGGTGAACGAGGCGTTCGCTGTTCAGGCGATCGCCGATATGCGTGCCCTCAACATGGACGAATCACTGGTGAACGTGAACGGCGGTGCGGTGGCACTGGGACACCCGATTGGTGCGTCAGGAACGAGAATCCTGGTCACGCTGCTCGGCGCCATGCAGGCCCGGGGTGTTAGCACCGGCCTCGCAACACTCTGCCTCGGTGGTGGAAACGCCGTGGCCCTCTCGGTCGAGAAGGTCTGA
- a CDS encoding MBL fold metallo-hydrolase has translation MHEGLPLSRSTQVGSIRIHGIEAGVQQLDGGAMFGVVPKPLWERRIPADNRNRIPLAMRCLLVEAPNALVLIDTGVGNKYSEKFADIYGISNAGDPTRLEDGIRDAGFDPSDIDIVLSTHLHFDHAGGNTFRRDDGEIVPAFPEARYVVQRGELDFAHSQNERIRASYLRENFEAVGAAGLWDLVEGEGQVTEGIEVTLTPGHTPFHQSVLIRSGGETACFLADVCPTSAHLPLPWIMGYDLEPLLTLESKRVLWERALEEDWLLVFEHDPRVPWGRLDPDAGRIQLREE, from the coding sequence ATGCACGAAGGGTTGCCGCTTAGCCGGTCCACGCAGGTTGGTTCAATTCGTATCCACGGTATCGAAGCAGGTGTTCAGCAACTCGACGGTGGGGCGATGTTCGGAGTTGTTCCAAAGCCCCTCTGGGAGCGGCGTATACCTGCCGACAATCGGAATCGAATCCCTTTGGCCATGCGGTGCTTACTTGTCGAGGCTCCGAACGCTCTCGTCCTCATCGATACCGGAGTGGGGAACAAGTACAGCGAGAAATTCGCTGACATTTATGGGATCTCGAACGCAGGAGATCCGACCCGACTTGAGGATGGTATTCGAGACGCCGGGTTCGATCCTTCCGATATCGACATCGTGCTTAGTACGCACCTTCACTTCGACCATGCAGGCGGAAACACGTTTCGCCGAGATGATGGCGAGATTGTGCCGGCCTTCCCGGAAGCTCGTTATGTCGTGCAGAGGGGTGAACTTGATTTCGCCCACAGTCAGAATGAACGCATCAGGGCCAGCTACCTGCGCGAGAATTTTGAGGCGGTCGGAGCAGCTGGGCTCTGGGATCTAGTTGAGGGCGAGGGGCAAGTCACGGAGGGAATTGAGGTCACACTGACCCCGGGACATACGCCGTTCCATCAGTCCGTACTCATCAGAAGTGGGGGGGAGACGGCGTGTTTCTTGGCGGACGTATGTCCGACGTCCGCGCATCTGCCTTTGCCGTGGATCATGGGATACGATCTCGAGCCACTCCTGACCCTTGAGTCGAAGCGCGTCCTCTGGGAGCGAGCCCTCGAGGAGGACTGGCTACTCGTGTTCGAACATGATCCTCGGGTTCCGTGGGGTCGACTCGATCCCGACGCGGGCCGGATACAGCTTCGCGAGGAATAA